From the genome of Eublepharis macularius isolate TG4126 chromosome 4, MPM_Emac_v1.0, whole genome shotgun sequence:
TTTGTCAACTATTTGCAGCAGGTGAGCTTAAGTGGCGGAAGAATCTGTGTGATATTTCAGTGTACAGAGATGTGATTATATAAGTAGCTGTGGGTATGCCTTATGCAAATGTACTTATGTCTTATGGAAGGAGGGGCTGACTTCAAAGGTATACATAGCTAACTTGATTTCCAGCCCTTCACTATTGCCCTTGTTTTCTCAACAGGTGACAGTACAGGCCACCTGCATCACTCTGATGGCAATGAGTGTGGACCGTTGCTATGCTACGCTGTATCCACTGCAGTCCTTACGTTACCGAACCCCTCATGTAGCCATGGCTGTCAGTTTTGCGATCTGGATTGGTGAGTGTGCCCCGCAAGAGCTATGCATACATAGCTAGAGGGCTGAGACAGGAGTTTCATGTGAAGGAGCCAGAGTTGGACCTAAACCCTAACCTGTCCATCTTGCTTTCCAGGATTTGCCCCGTAAACCCATATAGAATCCTGTAATAAGTTCTCCACAATGTGTCGCTACTAATTCCTGGTCTTAACAGTAATATCACACAATATCGGAATGAAGACAGTTCTTCACTTTGCCCCCAAGTTCAGCTTTGGTTTTGACCTCTGCAGGTGACACAATGGTGCTTTGTCCTTGAGGGCTTTGAATTCTCTGTCTTTGACCTCCAGGTTCCTTCATTCTCTCACTGCCTATGGCTATATACCATCGCACTGAGGTTGGCTACTGGTATGGCCTGCGCACCTATTGTATTGAAGCCTTCACCAGCAAGAGCCAGGAGCGCAGTTTTATTCTGTATACTTTCCTGGCTGTATATCTATTGCCTCTGTTCACCATATGCCTCTGCTATTCCATCATGCTCAAGCGCATTGGGAATCCTGTGGTAGAGCCCATTGACCATGACTATCAGGTAGGTGGGAGTGCATCCTTCCATACTGCCCAGTCCAGCAGTTAAGAAGATCctcttctcaagccctgcttTCTGAAGGTCAGGCAGGTGGTGAGtagagacaggactttttcagtggtggtgccTTGCCTTTACAGTGCTTTCCTTCTTGAGACTTGCGGGGAACCTACCTTTCTCTCCTTTGGGTACCAGGCAAAaattttatccaggcttttaactgatAACTTTAATGATCTGCTTCTAGCCTAAGTACTGTTTAATGaatatcatttcaggctgctcattgtttgttttatattgtttttatgccTTAGCTTGCTATtaatggtttgtttggttttgttgATTTAGTTATGAGTTTCCCTCagcaagtctctggagaggtgacatatacattttctcagggctttttttctgggaaaagaggtggtggaactcagtgggttgccagcacagggggcaacccttggtgggaggtggtgcctcggtaccacatgtgcgcacgcaaagtgtgtgcacattcccagggccaatgacatcactttgggtcagctggaacaagggggaatcgcccttggtgaaaatgatcacatggctggtggccccgccccctgatctccagagagaggggaatttagattggcaatctaaactcccctctttctggagatcagggggcggggccaccagccatgtgttcattttcaagaggttctggaacaccgttccactgtgttccagcccTGCATTTTCTCAATAAATAAAAAAGTGGAGGACAGTTATGGAAGGTTGACCCTGTTCCATTCACGATTGAGCCTCTGCTTCAGCAGCCCAGATATGGTGTGCTTCTAGTGAAAAGAAGTTCTGTCAGGACTGGATGAGCAGAAATGTGTGTATTCAGGAAGGGCAATGAAAAGGATCAAGGTATGGGAGCACcttccctgtgaggaaaggctaaagaagtTAGAACTCTTCAGTCTTAAAAAAAGATGACTATGCAGGGGGAGagatgacagaggtttataacatTATTAATGATGTgggaaagtggatagagagaacttctCTGCTCTCACCCAAAATATGAGAATTTGACACTGGATACTGAGATTTTGTGCtaatgtagatccagaggagttagccatgtcagtctgcagtagcaaaatagcaaagagtccagtagcacctttaacactaactttattgtagcataagcttttgagagccacagatctcttcgtcagatgcatggagggtatgaagaagctGGCCAGAGATATAAAGGTGGTgatgggagtggggagagggtgcagggaacaagggtcatgtaaatgtaaataagttcatgaaagaggtggaatgcacaatccagacTGGgtatgacccctcccctccatggcagaatctgaatagaatgcctgaaggcagttacttttagTAACTGccttcatagtctctattcaatccaagtctgaatgagtcaaatttacatatgaattccagttcagcagtaaCATAGCAATTGCAATTGCCTTCTTCCTTAAACCCAGACTTCTGCTCTACCTGACTAGATTCTCTTTCTTACCCAAACTGGAGATGAATTGTGCTaccagcctgacctacctcacagggttgttgtaagggaaaaaatggagaagtaaGGACATATGCACACCACCTGAGCTCTTCAGAAGGAGTGCAGGATAAGACATACCCTTCTTAACTCTGGGTAGGCCATGTATCCTCTTCTCTTCAATCTCAGCAGGTGCAACATCTGTCAGAGCGTTCAGCCGCCATGAGGGCCAAGATTTCCAAGATGGTTGTAGTGATTGTGCTGCTGTTCACCATTTGCTGGGGTCCCATCCAGTTCTACTTGCTCTTTCAGGGCTTctatcatcacttccaggccaactATGCGACCTACAAGATCAAGACATGGGCCAATTGCATGTCATATGCCAACTCTTCTCTCAACCCCATTGTCTATGCATTCATGGGAGACAGTTTCCGCAAATCCTTCAAGAAGGCATTCCCCTTCCTCTTCCGTCAGCGTGTACAGGACAATGGCACGCACTCAGGCTCCCATAACGCAGAGCTAAAATTTGTCACTTAACTTTGCCTTCACCTGCATGATTGAGAACTCTGCTTTGTGTGATTGCCAAAGGTCATGGAGACTAAGATGATGAAACTGGATGCCTGCTTATGGTGGTTATTCCTATACAACATACAATGACTGAAACATTAAGGATCCTCGTTCAAAATTAAATTCATTCAGTGTACATAAAGACATGTTAGTGACTGTGGAttttaattttcaatttttcaGAAGCCTAAGCTAAACTGCTAAACCTCAAGAACAGGGTAGTGGGTAGGGTGAAGTCACTGAGTTGTGTGCTCCACCTGGAACTTTAATTCACTCCATCTGGGAATTTTGAGGGCTTTTAAATTTGTAAGATTTTAACATAAGGAATAAAGAGCTGCTtttgagaggagaaaaaattctggTTAAAAAGAATTAGTGGCAGATAATGCCCtcattccccccccgccccccacccccccagtacTGCTCCAGACTTCACTCATCTGGTCCACATAGCGCTGCCTACCCCAAAATCTCTATCAACCATGCTTAAGTGATCTTCTCTTAGCTACTATGTATGCGAACATGGCACGGTGCTTAAAAAGGGTAAGAGAAAAAATTATGTATTCAAGGAGAGTATTAATTAAAGTGTGAAAACCTCTGAATCAACTCAGAGTATAACAGGATACAACTACCTTggaaaagctaagcagagttagctagagagccagtatggtgtaagaGTTAGAGTGCAGTCTTacacaaagttacacccttctcaatCAAGTGACTTAAGGTTGCAGTGCCAGAGTACTAGACTAGGAATGTGCAAATCTCCTCTGCCAGAAAACTCACTGGATATCTCTGAGCCAGTCACGCTCCCTGAGTGTAACTTACCTCAGACggttgttgtgaagctaaaatggaggaaagaataaCCATATGTACCACCCTTAACTTCTAGGAGGAAGTGTGAGATAAAAATGAAATAGATAGATATGTCTGGGTGTGGTCTGTGTCTAAATTAGGAGATCTCTTGGGAACCTCATGTAATCTGccttttgaattttatttttttgtcatttataccctgccgttCTTGCAATAGGGAACCAAAATGGCTTATTTCATcctcctcttctctattttatcctcccaacaaacctgtaagttaagctgagactctgtgactggcccaaggtcacccaataagcttccataacagagcagggaattgaacctgggtctcctaaatcctagtcccgtactctaaccactacaccacagtggctgtcTGATAATCTTTGATAATCTACTTTGAGTTCTGTGATGGAAGAAAGGTGGATATAAATAAGTATTTTAAtcaaaaaattgaataaaatactTATTTATATCCACCTTTCTTCCATCTCAGAACTCAATTTTTTTTATGCTGGGAAGGGAAGAAGTCTCTTCAGACTGTCCTGAGGTATCCTGGATAGTGATAGAACCAAAATGAAGGATCTCTCTCCATCTCAagctgtttgtttgcttgcttgctcaaTCTCAATCAAAAtgcatctctctttctctctagctaGCAAAATTTAGCAACGCTGTCCATCAAAATGCCTAAGAAAATGCCAATCACTTGCTCTGTGAAACTAGCTCTCACCTTTTGACTGGCAACCAGTAGGAGATGATGTCACAAGGAAGAATTTGTCACAGCAATGTTGGTAACTTGTCTTAACATGAGATAGCATTCTTCTTGAGTCCTAATATTAgttttggtttttaatgttttttaaaattaatgttgaGCCCTAATATTA
Proteins encoded in this window:
- the LOC129329260 gene encoding G-protein coupled receptor 54-like translates to MDAEPLHSEAWPSWTADPTPWPGSAKPSTGILEGGMHLWIFNNSGEDTSPPFLTDAWLVPLFYALIMLLGLVGNSLVIYVISKHRQMRTATNFYIANLATTDIIFLVCCVPFTATLYPLPSWVFGDFMCKFVNYLQQVTVQATCITLMAMSVDRCYATLYPLQSLRYRTPHVAMAVSFAIWIGSFILSLPMAIYHRTEVGYWYGLRTYCIEAFTSKSQERSFILYTFLAVYLLPLFTICLCYSIMLKRIGNPVVEPIDHDYQVQHLSERSAAMRAKISKMVVVIVLLFTICWGPIQFYLLFQGFYHHFQANYATYKIKTWANCMSYANSSLNPIVYAFMGDSFRKSFKKAFPFLFRQRVQDNGTHSGSHNAELKFVT